One stretch of Cygnus olor isolate bCygOlo1 chromosome 1, bCygOlo1.pri.v2, whole genome shotgun sequence DNA includes these proteins:
- the SLC5A3 gene encoding sodium/myo-inositol cotransporter, whose protein sequence is MRASLETADIAIVALYFVLVMCIGFFAMWKYNRSTVSGYFLAGRSMTWVAIGASLFVSNIGSEHFIGLAGSGAASGFAVGAWEFNALMLLQLLGWVFVPVYIRSGVYTMPEYLSKRFGGHRIQIYFAALSLILYIFTKLSVDLYSGALFIQESLGWNLYLSVILLIGMTALLTVTGGLVAVIYTDTLQALLMIIGALTLMILSILEVGGFEEVKRRYMLASPNITSILLTYNISTTDSCNVDPKPDALKMLREPTDEDIPWPGFLLGQTPASVWYWCADQVIVQRVLAAKNIAHAKGSTLMAGFLKLLPMFIIVVPGMISRILFADDIACINPEHCFQVCGSRAGCSNIAYPRLVMKLVPVGLRGLMMAVMIAALMSDLDSIFNSASTIFTLDVYKLIRKSATSRELMIVGRVFVAFMVVISIAWVPIIVEMQGGQMYLYIQEVADYLTPPVAALFLMGIFWKRCNEQGAFYGGMAGFVLGAIRLVLAFIYRAPECNQPDTRPSFIKNIHYMYVATALFWITGIVTFIVSLLTPPPTKEQVRTTTFWAVRNRNVKENTAKGELYKVQEKNILRCNENANHIIPNGKSEENIKNIKPEDINLLVTCRDDSNPVISVSHSEVETPVDCYSNGQAALMGEKKREEETDDRERHLKFIDWFCGFKSKNMNKRAVREIEEETVCLQMLEETPKVKLLLNTGLVCVCSLGIFMFVYFSL, encoded by the coding sequence ATGAGGGCTTCTTTGGAAACAGCAGACATTGCCATTGTGGCTCTGTACTTCGTGCTTGTAATGTGCATAGGTTTTTTTGCCATGTGGAAATACAATCGAAGCACCGTAAGTGGCTACTTCTTGGCAGGGCGTTCTATGACCTGGGTAGCTATCGGTGCATCTTTGTTTGTGAGCAATATTGGAAGTGAACATTTCATTGGGCTCGCAGGATCTGGAGCGGCAAGTGGATTTGCAGTAGGTGCATGGGAATTCAACGCCTTAATGCTTTTGCAGCTTTTAGGATGGGTCTTCGTCCCCGTCTACATCCGGTCAGGAGTGTACACCATGCCTGAATACTTGTCCAAGCGTTTTGGAGGGCATAGAATTCAAATCTATTTTGCAGCGTTGTCTCTAATTCTTTATATCTTCACCAAACTTTCAGTTGACTTGTATTCAGGGGCACTTTTTATTCAAGAATCGCTAGGTTGGAACCTCTATTTGTCAGTAATCCTCCTTATTGGAATGACTGCGCTGTTGACTGTGACTGGAGGTCTTGTGGCTGTCATCTACACAGACACCCTTCAAGCTCTGCTTATGATTATCGGTGCCCTCACACTTATGATCTTAAGTATTCTGGAGGTTGGTGGGTTTGAAGAAGTTAAAAGAAGGTACATGTTAGCATCACCAAATATTACGTCTATCTTGTTAACCTACAACATTTCCACTACTGATTCCTGCAATGTGGACCCAAAGCCTGACGCTCTTAAAATGTTGCGCGAGCCAACAGATGAAGATATTCCCTGGCCTGGATTTCTGTTGGGACAGACCCCAGCTTCTGTCTGGTACTGGTGTGCTGACCAAGTCATAGTTCAGAGAGTTTTAGCTGCAAAAAACATTGCTCATGCCAAAGGATCCACTCTGATGGCAGGCTTCTTAAAGTTGCTGCCAATGTTTATTATAGTTGTCCCAGGGATGATTTCACGAATACTGTTTGCAGATGATATCGCCTGCATTAATCCAGAACACTGCTTTCAAGTCTGCGGGAGCAGAGCTGGATGCTCTAATATTGCCTACCCACGGTTGGTGATGAAACTTGTACCAGTTGGTCTGCGGGGACTGATGATGGCTGTGATGATTGCTGCACTGATGAGTGACTTGGACTCTATATTCAACAGTGCCAGCACCATATTCACGCTTGATGTCTACAAACTCATTCGGAAGAGCGCGACGTCTAGAGAACTGATGATTGTAGGAAGAGTCTTTGTGGCGTTCATGGTAGTTATAAGCATTGCCTGGGTCCCAATAATTGTAGAAATGCAAGGTGGTCAGATGTACCTTTATATTCAAGAGGTAGCGGACTATCTGACCCCACCGGTGGCTGCTCTGTTTCTTATGGGTATATTTTGGAAGCGTTGCAATGAACAGGGGGCGTTTTATGGTGGAATGGCTGGGTTTGTCCTTGGCGCGATACGGTTGGTACTGGCGTTTATCTATCGCGCTCCAGAGTGTAACCAGCCAGATACTAGGCCAAGCTTTATCAAAAACATCCATTACATGTATGTCGCTACAGCTCTGTTCTGGATCACTGGGATTGTGACCTTTATAGTAAGCCTGCTTACGCCTCCGCCTACAAAGGAACAGGTTCGGACAACCACTTTCTGGGCTGTGAGAAACAGGAATGTAAAAGAGAATACTGCGAAGGGGGAGCTGTACAAAGTGCAAGAAAAGAACATCTTGAGGTGCAATGAAAACGCTAATCATATCATTCCAAATGgcaaatctgaagaaaacattaaaaatattaagccTGAGGATATCAATCTTCTGGTCACTTGCAGAGATGACAGCAACCCAGTGATTTCTGTAAGTCACTCTGAAGTCGAGACACCAGTTGATTGCTATTCGAACGGACAAGCAGCTTTGATGGGTGAGAAAAAGCGCGAGGAAGAAACTGATGATAGAGAGAGACATTTGAAATTCATAGATTGGTTCTGTggctttaaaagtaaaaacatgaACAAGAGAGCTGTTCGGGAGATCGAGGAAGAGACTGTTTGTTTACAAATGCTGGAAGAGACTCCAAAAGTTAAGCTATTACTAAATACTGGACTGGTCTGTGTCTGTTCGCTTGGAATATTCATGTTTGTCTATTTCTCTTTGTGA